A region from the Lolium perenne isolate Kyuss_39 chromosome 4, Kyuss_2.0, whole genome shotgun sequence genome encodes:
- the LOC139829756 gene encoding pollen allergen Lol p 3, giving the protein MAFSRMLAMAVLAALFIGAMSTKVDLTVEKGSDAKTLVLNIKYTRPGDTLAEVELRQHGSEEWEPMTKKGNLWEVKSAKPLTGPMNFRFLSKGGMKNVFDEVIPTAFTVGKTYTPEYN; this is encoded by the coding sequence ATGGCTTTCTCAAGGATGCTGGCGATGGCGGTTCTGGCGGCGCTGTTCATCGGCGCGATGTCCACGAAGGTGGACTTGACGGTGGAGAAGGGTTCTGACGCGAAGACGCTGGTGCTGAACATCAAGTACACGAGGCCAGGGGACACCCTGGCGGAGGTGGAGCTCCGGCAGCACGGCTCGGAGGAGTGGGAACCCATGACGAAGAAGGGCAACCTGTGGGAGGTGAAGAGCGCCAAGCCGCTCACCGGcccaatgaacttccgcttcctctccaaGGGCGGCATGAAGAACGTCTTCGACGAGGTCATCCCCACCGCCTTCACGGTCGGCAAAACCTACACCCCGGAATATAACTGA
- the LOC139830403 gene encoding uncharacterized protein produces MADGNTALWVQATSIQSVKALIPITLDLKASNYSKWRNMVDIAVHTYALADHLTTAVTPADEKWLRLDSTVLRWLYGSIAPDILNMVMTTTTSAYSVWTRIEALFRDNKQKAVADALADIGAPVFDDALVWKVLKGLDEAYDNVAALAPLHTPFPSFLQLRNMLLLQELKPHHGGRGGLSNATALYSNTGGGDAPSPRGPAPPHPPPPGFGAPPAGGYGAPAPYNTGKNKGKKKKGPVGMAVVGTALNAGILGPRPGAPPPRPVAHGFMATPQSQLPYHQQQLHYYGAPAPVYQYAPAPTAPHATPSWDTAALINQLNTMTLQPPTEWHMDTGA; encoded by the exons ATGGCCGACGGCAACACCGCCCTCTGGGTGCAAGCCACCTCCATCCAGAGCGTCAAAGCGCTCATCCCCATCACCCTCGACCTGAAGGCGTCCAACTACTCCAAGTGGCGCAACATGGTCGACATCGCCGTCCACACCTACGCCCTCGCCGACCACCTCACCACGGCCGTCACTCCGGCCGATGAAAAGTGGCTCCGCCTCGACTCCACGGTCCTGCGCTGGCTCTATGGCTCCATCGCCCCGGACATCCTCAACATGGTCATGACAACGACCACGTCGGCCTACTCCGTCTGGACGCGCATCGAGGCCCTCTTCCGCGACAACAAGCAG AAAGCCGTCGCCGACGCGCTGGCGGATATCGGCGCCCCGGTCTTCGATGACGCCCTCGTCTGGAAAGTCCTCAAGGGCCTTGACGAGGCCTACGACAACGTGGCTGCCCTCGCCCCGCTCCACACGCCCTTCCCGTCCTTCCTCCAGCTCCGGAACATGCTTCTTCTCCAGGAGTTGAAGCCTCATCATGGCGGCCGCGGTGGACTGTCGAACGCCACCGCCCTCTACAGCAACACGGGCGGTGGTGATGCACCTAGCCCTCGTGGCCCTGCACCTCCACACCCTCCACCACCAGGATTTGGCGCCCCTCCAGCTGGCGGGTACGGTGCTCCGGCGCCCTACAACACTGGCAAGAacaaggggaagaagaagaagggcccgGTGGGTATGGCGGTGGTGGGTACGGCACT CAACGCCGGCATCCTCGGCCCCCGCCCTGGCGCTCCTCCACCGCGCCCCGTCGCCCACGGCTTCATGGCAACACCACAGTCTCAGCTGCCCTACCACCAGCAGCAGCTGCACTACTATGGCGCGCCCGCCCCTGTCTACCAGTACGCGCCGGCCCCGACAGCACCCCATGCCACCCCATCATGGGACACCGCCGCCCTCATCAACCAGCTCAACACGATGACCCTGCAGCCACCGACGGAGTGGCACATGGACACAGGCGCCTGA
- the LOC127297563 gene encoding pollen allergen Lol p 3, whose product MAFSRMLAMAVLAALFIGAMSTKVDLTVEKGSDVKTLVLNIKYTRPGDTLAEVELRQHGSEEWEPMTKKGNLWEVKSAKPLTGPMNFRFLSKGGMKNVFDEVIPTAFTVGKTYTPEYN is encoded by the coding sequence ATGGCTTTCTCAAGGATGCTGGCGATGGCGGTTCTGGCGGCGCTGTTCATCGGCGCGATGTCCACGAAGGTGGATTTGACGGTGGAGAAGGGTTCTGACGTGAAGACGCTGGTGCTGAACATCAAGTACACGAGGCCAGGGGACACCCTGGCGGAGGTGGAGCTCCGGCAGCACGGCTCGGAGGAGTGGGAACCCATGACGAAGAAGGGCAACCTGTGGGAGGTGAAGAGCGCCAAGCCGCTCACCGGcccaatgaacttccgcttcctctccaaGGGCGGCATGAAGAACGTCTTCGACGAGGTCATCCCCACCGCCTTCACGGTCGGCAAAACATACACCCCGGAATATAACTGA
- the LOC127348222 gene encoding uncharacterized protein, with product MAEGNTALWAQATSIQSVKALIPITLDLKASNYSKWRNMVDIAVHTYALADRLTTAVAPADEKWLRLDSTVLRWLYVSIAPDILNMVMTATTSAYSVWTRIEALFRDNQQKAVADALADVGAPVSDDALVWNVLKGLDEAYDNMAALAPLLTPFPSFLQLRNMLLLQELKPHHGGRGGPLNATALYSNTGRW from the exons ATGGCCGAAGGCAACACCGCCCTCTGGGCGCAAGCCACCTCCATCCAGAGCGTCAAGGCGCTCATCCCCATCACCCTCGACCTGAAGGCGTCCAACTACTCCAAGTGGCGCAACATGGTCGACATCGCCGTCCACACCTACGCCCTCGCCGACCGCCTCACCACGGCTGTCGCTCCGGCCGATGAAAAGTGGCTCCGCCTCGACTCCACCGTCCTGCGCTGGCTCTATGTCTCCATCGCCCCGGACATCCTCAACATGGTCATGACAGCGACCACGTCGGCCTACTCCGTCTGGACTCGCATCGAGGCCCTCTTCCGCGACAACCAGCAG AAAGCCGTCGCCGATGCGCTGGCGGATGTCGGCGCCCCGGTCTCCGATGATGCCCTCGTCTGGAACGTCCTCAAGGGCCTTGACGAGGCCTACGACAACATGGCTGCCCTCGCCCCGCTCCTCACGCCCTTCCCGTCCTTCCTCCAGCTCCGGAACATGCTTCTTCTCCAGGAGCTGAAGCCTCATCATGGCGGCCGCGGTGGACCGTTGAACGCCACCGCCCTCTACAGCAACACGGGGCGGTGGTGA